A single region of the Pseudomonas mandelii genome encodes:
- a CDS encoding TonB-dependent receptor has product MVALSRIYPASLSLLGILVVPDLQAETEPVLTLPATAVNSEYNEQSYMSTESRSALKIDAPLRDIPQTVNVIPQSVIKDQGAQSMEDVLKNVPGIGLSNGDGQRDQVTIRGFSAIGDMYIDGIRDDALYFRDLSNVERVEVIKGPAAVLYGRGSSGGLINSISKKPNFTPKQEVGVSFDSEGKKRTQFDAGWADQQQNDKAFRVTGALENSDTFRDDGYIDRKAIAPSAYFKLTDDLELNLGATYLYDKRLIDFGIPARGDRPVDVDRDKRFGSADPDDDYTRSEVFSFTAGVDYRINDNFTLSNTSRYYHYDLDRNNTLADSSRTRFVTAPNGELLVKLNRGNVQRKEDGWFNQTELKQQATLAGMNHNLLYGVELGRQVKDQSVFSQNNVARVPVYRDALVDVPFQANRQTAKGTNTQDIAGFYVQDLIELAPQWKALLGVRYDVFDQEYSDDLTHNTLSRTDTTWSPRVGLVYQPDQIQSYYVSVSRSYQPSAEMFALSTTNQDLEPEETTNFEIGGKWDLLDNRLALTASLFRLERTNMKTTDPANPTKLVLAGEQRTDGLELTASGQLSEKWQVYAGYAYLDAEITKSNSRTNGIANEGQTPTLTPRHSANLWLVRSLTQEWRVGMGANYVDDRYTALDNQVVMPAYTTVDAALLYNLPKWDMALRLRNVFDKDYYASAHGSVDLITPGAPRTLELSTNYRF; this is encoded by the coding sequence ATGGTGGCTCTATCGCGCATTTACCCGGCCTCTCTGTCGTTGCTGGGCATTCTGGTCGTACCTGATCTACAGGCAGAAACCGAGCCTGTTCTGACCCTGCCGGCAACCGCTGTAAACAGTGAGTACAACGAGCAGAGCTATATGTCGACCGAGAGCAGGAGTGCGCTGAAGATCGATGCCCCGCTACGTGATATCCCGCAAACGGTGAACGTGATTCCCCAGAGCGTGATCAAGGACCAGGGCGCTCAGTCGATGGAAGACGTGCTGAAGAATGTCCCGGGGATCGGTCTGTCCAATGGCGATGGCCAGCGCGATCAGGTCACCATCCGCGGCTTCAGTGCAATCGGCGACATGTACATCGACGGTATCCGTGACGACGCCCTGTACTTCCGCGATCTGTCCAATGTCGAGCGCGTGGAAGTGATTAAGGGGCCCGCAGCGGTGCTCTATGGCCGCGGCTCATCTGGTGGCCTGATCAACAGCATCAGCAAGAAGCCCAACTTCACTCCCAAACAGGAAGTGGGTGTCAGCTTCGACAGCGAGGGTAAAAAGCGCACGCAGTTCGACGCCGGTTGGGCCGATCAGCAGCAAAACGACAAGGCATTCCGGGTGACCGGTGCGCTGGAAAACAGCGACACCTTCCGCGATGACGGCTATATCGACCGCAAGGCCATCGCGCCTTCGGCCTACTTCAAGCTCACGGACGATCTGGAACTGAACCTGGGCGCTACCTATCTGTATGACAAGCGCCTGATCGACTTCGGCATCCCGGCGCGAGGCGATCGTCCGGTCGATGTGGACCGCGACAAACGCTTCGGCTCCGCCGACCCGGATGACGACTACACCCGCAGCGAGGTATTTTCGTTCACGGCCGGTGTCGACTACCGGATCAACGACAATTTCACCCTGAGCAACACCAGTCGCTATTACCACTACGACCTGGATCGCAACAACACACTCGCCGACTCCAGCCGGACACGCTTCGTCACCGCCCCCAACGGCGAACTGCTGGTGAAGCTCAACCGCGGCAATGTGCAGCGCAAGGAAGATGGCTGGTTCAACCAGACCGAACTCAAGCAACAGGCCACGCTCGCCGGGATGAACCACAACCTACTCTATGGCGTGGAACTGGGGCGCCAGGTCAAGGACCAGTCCGTGTTCAGCCAGAACAACGTAGCGCGGGTGCCGGTGTATCGCGATGCTCTGGTCGATGTGCCGTTCCAGGCTAACCGGCAAACCGCCAAGGGCACCAACACCCAGGATATCGCCGGATTCTACGTGCAGGATCTGATTGAACTGGCGCCACAGTGGAAAGCCCTTCTGGGCGTACGGTATGACGTGTTCGACCAGGAATACTCTGATGATCTGACGCATAACACCCTGTCCCGAACGGATACCACCTGGAGCCCGCGAGTCGGCCTGGTTTATCAGCCTGACCAGATTCAGTCCTATTACGTCTCGGTAAGCCGTTCCTACCAACCGTCTGCTGAAATGTTCGCCCTGAGTACGACCAACCAGGACTTGGAGCCGGAAGAGACCACCAACTTCGAGATCGGCGGCAAGTGGGATCTGCTCGACAATCGCCTGGCGCTGACGGCCTCGCTGTTCCGGCTGGAACGCACCAACATGAAAACCACCGATCCGGCGAACCCGACCAAACTGGTGCTTGCGGGAGAGCAGCGTACTGATGGTCTCGAACTGACCGCCAGTGGGCAGTTGAGCGAAAAGTGGCAGGTATATGCCGGTTACGCCTATCTGGATGCCGAGATCACCAAGTCCAACAGCCGTACCAACGGTATCGCCAACGAAGGCCAGACTCCGACCTTGACCCCGCGCCACAGTGCCAATTTGTGGTTGGTACGTTCTTTGACACAGGAGTGGCGTGTAGGCATGGGGGCGAACTATGTCGATGACCGTTACACCGCCTTGGATAACCAAGTGGTCATGCCGGCCTACACCACCGTGGACGCAGCGTTGCTCTACAACCTGCCGAAATGGGACATGGCTCTGCGTTTGCGTAACGTCTTCGACAAGGACTATTACGCCTCGGCGCATGGCTCCGTGGATTTGATCACGCCCGGTGCACCACGGACTCTGGAATTGAGCACTAACTACCGATTCTGA
- a CDS encoding IS3 family transposase yields the protein MYSYEDRIRAVKLYIKLGKRTGATIRQLGYPTKNSLKSWHAEYERCLDLPRGYENSKSKYSLAQREKAVGHYLEYGRNIAATIKALGYPARDSLRAWIYEMRPELHTRIVGRSDGLARPPAVKQAAVIALCTRKESAKALAQKLGVCRPTLYNWKNQLLGPEVSPSMKCRLEPSSSPEREELQRQLESLQLDVRRLQLEHDLLMRANELIKKETGINRQVLTNREKTLLADALRQRYSLLELLDALGLARSSYFYHRARMQVAEKYTEARRAMADIFERNHRCYGYRRMRASLSRQRVRLSEKVVQRLMKQECLVVAKPKRRRYGSYLGEISPAPENLLNRDFTALAPNEKWLTDISEFQIPAGKVYLSPMIDCFDGKVISWSIGTRPDAELVNTMLDAAVETVASNDKRPVVHSDRGAHYRWPGWLSRIADAKLIRSMSRKGCSPDNAACEGFFGRLKTELFYPRNWQSTSIEQFIQALDSYIRWYNEKRIKISLGALSPIEYRESLGFAA from the coding sequence ATGTACTCATACGAAGACCGTATCCGAGCGGTCAAGCTCTACATCAAACTGGGCAAGCGAACCGGGGCAACTATTCGTCAGTTGGGCTACCCGACGAAGAACTCTTTGAAGAGCTGGCACGCAGAGTATGAGCGATGCCTCGACCTGCCGCGTGGCTACGAGAACTCGAAGTCGAAGTACTCACTGGCCCAAAGGGAAAAGGCTGTCGGGCACTATCTCGAATACGGTCGCAACATCGCCGCTACCATCAAGGCGTTGGGCTACCCCGCGCGGGATTCGTTGCGTGCCTGGATTTACGAAATGCGCCCCGAGTTGCATACGCGTATTGTCGGTCGATCAGACGGGTTAGCCCGGCCGCCAGCGGTGAAGCAGGCAGCGGTCATCGCGCTGTGCACGCGAAAAGAAAGTGCGAAAGCCCTGGCTCAAAAGCTGGGCGTGTGCAGGCCGACCTTGTACAACTGGAAAAACCAGCTACTCGGCCCAGAGGTATCCCCATCCATGAAGTGTCGGCTTGAACCCTCATCGTCACCGGAACGAGAGGAGTTGCAGCGGCAACTCGAATCTCTCCAGCTCGATGTTCGCCGTTTGCAGCTTGAACATGACCTGTTGATGAGGGCGAATGAACTCATAAAAAAAGAGACGGGCATCAACCGGCAAGTCCTGACCAATCGGGAGAAGACATTGCTGGCTGATGCCCTAAGGCAGAGGTACTCCTTGCTAGAGCTGCTTGACGCGTTGGGCTTGGCCCGAAGCTCCTATTTCTATCATCGAGCCCGAATGCAGGTCGCGGAAAAGTACACCGAAGCGCGTCGTGCCATGGCGGACATATTCGAGCGCAATCATCGTTGCTATGGCTACCGTCGGATGCGAGCTTCGTTGAGCAGGCAGCGTGTACGCCTTTCAGAGAAGGTGGTGCAGCGCTTGATGAAGCAGGAGTGCCTAGTCGTCGCCAAGCCGAAACGGCGTCGATACGGTTCCTACCTCGGGGAGATCAGTCCGGCGCCGGAAAACCTCCTCAACCGCGACTTCACGGCCCTAGCTCCGAATGAGAAATGGCTGACCGACATCTCGGAGTTCCAGATCCCAGCCGGCAAGGTGTACCTGTCCCCCATGATCGACTGCTTCGATGGGAAGGTAATCAGTTGGTCGATCGGCACGCGTCCCGACGCCGAGCTTGTGAACACGATGCTGGATGCCGCTGTCGAAACGGTGGCCAGCAACGATAAACGGCCTGTTGTTCACTCCGATCGTGGCGCTCACTACCGCTGGCCCGGCTGGCTATCGCGCATCGCTGATGCGAAGCTGATTCGTTCGATGTCGCGCAAAGGCTGCTCACCTGACAACGCGGCTTGTGAAGGTTTCTTCGGCCGACTGAAAACGGAGCTGTTCTATCCTCGCAACTGGCAGTCAACGAGCATCGAGCAGTTCATTCAGGCCTTGGATTCATACATTCGCTGGTACAACGAAAAACGAATCAAGATTTCCCTCGGCGCGCTCAGTCCCATTGAGTATCGTGAAAGCCTGGGCTTCGCGGCATAA
- a CDS encoding DedA family protein, with protein MVSSVIAFLTAHPHVAYLAVFLLELSESIPIIGVVVPGTAVILALSTLVPSGVLLLWPLLVAATSGAIAGDGLSFWLGHRYHREILGLWPLNRHPELIQRSEAFFTRHGDKSVFLARFTPGVRAFIPLLAGTLGMAVSRFYAVNVASALTWAPSHILPGVLVGATFSILGAAAKPLAILLVVLVAAGWVVLHIVRWTLRRGIYPTSSSQCSGCAAGPVPTTAG; from the coding sequence TTGGTCTCATCGGTCATCGCGTTCCTGACGGCGCACCCGCATGTCGCCTATCTGGCGGTGTTTCTCCTGGAACTTTCCGAGTCAATCCCGATCATCGGTGTCGTCGTTCCCGGCACAGCCGTGATCCTCGCGCTCAGCACCTTGGTGCCGAGCGGCGTCTTATTGCTCTGGCCGTTGCTGGTCGCCGCCACGTCAGGCGCCATCGCGGGTGATGGTCTTTCGTTCTGGCTCGGGCACCGATACCACCGCGAGATTCTTGGCCTCTGGCCGCTGAACCGACACCCCGAACTGATTCAGCGCAGCGAAGCCTTTTTCACGCGTCACGGCGACAAAAGTGTCTTTCTCGCGCGCTTCACGCCGGGCGTCCGCGCCTTCATTCCGCTCCTCGCCGGCACCCTGGGAATGGCAGTCAGTCGGTTCTATGCCGTCAATGTCGCGTCGGCACTCACTTGGGCTCCGTCGCACATCCTGCCCGGCGTGCTTGTCGGTGCGACGTTCAGCATTCTCGGTGCGGCTGCAAAACCGCTCGCGATCCTGCTAGTCGTACTAGTCGCGGCGGGCTGGGTGGTCCTGCATATCGTGCGCTGGACACTGCGTCGCGGTATATACCCTACCTCATCGTCGCAGTGCAGCGGCTGCGCAGCTGGGCCGGTGCCCACGACAGCTGGCTGA
- a CDS encoding DUF7831 domain-containing protein, which yields MNHSQANQNPAQASSKAMVEAHLSVELLRSNPDKIYVFGDNLLRRGTAGQAAVRGEPNAFGIPTKRAPSMAASAFFSDRPDEVQAVLQALRELYVLARTRTVVFPAAGLGTGLARMATSSPEVYQQMRSILSAHFEFDQ from the coding sequence TTGAATCACTCTCAAGCAAATCAAAATCCGGCTCAAGCATCTAGCAAAGCAATGGTTGAAGCGCATCTGAGCGTGGAGCTTCTGCGGAGTAATCCGGACAAAATCTACGTCTTCGGCGACAACCTTTTGCGCCGTGGTACTGCTGGCCAAGCAGCCGTGCGAGGCGAGCCGAATGCTTTCGGCATTCCTACCAAGCGTGCACCTTCTATGGCGGCATCGGCCTTCTTCTCGGATCGGCCTGATGAGGTGCAGGCAGTGTTGCAAGCTTTGCGCGAGCTGTACGTACTTGCGCGCACCAGGACGGTGGTGTTTCCAGCCGCAGGGCTGGGCACTGGCCTCGCTCGGATGGCAACCAGCAGCCCGGAGGTGTACCAACAAATGCGCAGCATCCTTTCGGCTCACTTCGAGTTCGATCAGTGA
- a CDS encoding type II toxin-antitoxin system ChpB family toxin has protein sequence MKRAKFNRADIVRLNLNPTAGREQQGDFRPALILTPAAYNASGLAIIAPITQGGDFARYAGFAVPLSGSGTETQGVVLCNQVRTVDLEARGAKRIESVPEVVIDDVLARVQALFE, from the coding sequence TTGAAGCGAGCCAAATTTAACCGGGCTGACATTGTGCGCCTGAACCTGAATCCAACCGCTGGCCGTGAGCAGCAGGGCGATTTCCGTCCGGCATTAATTCTCACACCTGCGGCTTATAACGCATCTGGCCTCGCAATCATTGCACCGATCACGCAGGGCGGCGACTTTGCCCGATACGCCGGTTTTGCGGTGCCGTTAAGTGGTTCAGGTACTGAGACTCAAGGTGTTGTTCTGTGTAACCAGGTTCGCACCGTTGACCTTGAGGCTCGTGGCGCAAAGCGTATTGAGTCGGTTCCCGAGGTTGTGATTGACGATGTGCTGGCCCGTGTCCAAGCACTCTTTGAGTAA
- a CDS encoding AbrB/MazE/SpoVT family DNA-binding domain-containing protein: MEVKIQQWGNSAAIRLPATVLKQMSLVSGDVLMLDASAGVMTLKPAKAKLHYRLADLMAKCDLNAPEPAELAEWNDMQPVGREV, from the coding sequence ATGGAAGTGAAAATTCAGCAGTGGGGCAATAGCGCGGCGATTCGCCTGCCCGCGACCGTGCTCAAGCAAATGAGCCTGGTCAGCGGCGATGTGCTGATGCTCGATGCGTCCGCAGGAGTGATGACGCTCAAACCGGCAAAAGCCAAGCTGCACTATCGGCTGGCTGATCTGATGGCCAAGTGTGATTTGAATGCGCCTGAGCCTGCGGAACTGGCTGAGTGGAACGACATGCAGCCAGTAGGACGTGAAGTTTGA
- the istA gene encoding IS21-like element ISPre4 family transposase, whose product MRKIREVLRLKFEVGLSARQVAGSLQVGRASVGEYLNRFAASGLTWPSALTDAELQRHLFPPPPTVPSDQRPVPDWAHVHGELRRPGVTLALLWQEYRLAHPQGFQYSWFCEHYRLWAAKVDVVMRQEHRAGEKLFVDYAGQTVPVIDRRTGEIRQTQIFVAVLGASSYTFAEATWSQKLPDWLGSHARCFAFFGGTSQILVPDNLRSGVTKAHRYEPDINPSYRDLAEHYGIAVLPARSRKPKDKAKVEVGVQVVERWILAALRNRQFFSLGELNTAISLLLERLNQKPFKKLPGSRRSAFETIDQPALQPLPEHPYIYAEWKKVRVHIDYHVEVEGHYYSVPYQLVKHQLEVRLTAKTVECFHANQRVASHLRSLHKGRHTTQTEHMPKSHREHAEWTPQRLIRWAEQTGPNTAGVIAYILERRIHPQHGFRACLGILRLSKQHGEERLEAACQRALALGACSYKSLESILRQGLEKLPLSQQNLPLLPDEHINLRGPGYYH is encoded by the coding sequence ATGCGTAAAATTCGAGAAGTGCTACGTCTCAAATTCGAGGTCGGCCTATCTGCCCGCCAGGTCGCTGGCAGCTTGCAAGTAGGCCGAGCCAGCGTCGGTGAGTACCTCAATCGCTTTGCTGCCAGCGGCCTGACCTGGCCCTCTGCGCTGACTGACGCCGAGTTACAACGGCATCTTTTTCCGCCGCCGCCCACCGTTCCCAGCGATCAAAGGCCGGTGCCAGACTGGGCTCATGTACACGGGGAGTTACGCCGCCCCGGCGTAACTCTGGCCCTGCTTTGGCAGGAATACCGACTCGCCCACCCGCAAGGCTTCCAATACAGCTGGTTCTGCGAGCACTACCGCCTCTGGGCCGCCAAGGTCGACGTGGTCATGCGCCAGGAGCACCGTGCCGGCGAAAAGCTGTTCGTCGATTACGCCGGCCAGACCGTACCGGTCATTGATCGGCGAACCGGCGAGATCCGCCAAACGCAGATCTTCGTCGCCGTTCTCGGCGCGTCCAGCTACACCTTTGCCGAGGCCACCTGGTCGCAGAAGCTGCCTGACTGGCTGGGCTCGCACGCCCGCTGTTTTGCTTTTTTCGGTGGCACATCGCAGATCCTGGTGCCCGATAATCTGCGCAGCGGCGTCACCAAGGCGCATCGCTACGAGCCCGACATCAACCCCAGTTACCGCGATCTCGCCGAGCATTACGGCATCGCCGTATTACCTGCTCGCTCGCGCAAACCCAAGGACAAAGCCAAGGTCGAAGTCGGCGTGCAAGTCGTCGAGCGCTGGATCCTCGCCGCGCTGCGCAACCGCCAGTTCTTCTCGCTGGGCGAACTCAACACGGCAATCAGCCTGCTGCTCGAACGCCTCAATCAAAAGCCCTTCAAGAAGCTGCCCGGCTCACGCCGCTCGGCCTTTGAGACCATCGACCAACCCGCACTGCAACCGCTACCAGAACATCCGTACATCTACGCCGAATGGAAAAAGGTGCGGGTGCACATCGACTACCACGTCGAGGTCGAGGGCCATTACTACTCGGTGCCGTACCAGTTGGTGAAGCACCAACTCGAAGTGCGGCTAACCGCTAAGACCGTCGAGTGCTTCCACGCCAACCAGCGGGTGGCCAGTCACCTGCGCTCGCTGCACAAAGGCCGCCACACCACCCAAACCGAGCACATGCCCAAGAGCCACCGGGAGCACGCCGAATGGACACCGCAACGGCTGATCCGCTGGGCCGAGCAGACCGGGCCTAACACCGCTGGCGTTATCGCCTACATCCTTGAGCGCCGAATCCATCCTCAGCACGGCTTCCGCGCCTGCCTGGGCATCCTGCGCCTGAGCAAGCAGCACGGCGAAGAGCGGCTGGAAGCCGCTTGCCAGCGAGCGCTGGCACTGGGCGCGTGCAGCTACAAAAGCCTTGAATCGATCCTGCGCCAAGGGCTGGAAAAGCTACCGCTGTCCCAGCAAAACCTGCCGCTACTGCCCGACGAACACATCAACCTGCGCGGCCCTGGCTACTACCACTGA
- the istB gene encoding IS21-like element ISPre4 family helper ATPase IstB produces the protein MLPNPTLDKLQTLRLHGMIKALSEQHATPDINDLSFDERLGLMIDRELTERENTRLSSRLKLARLRHNACLEDIDYRSPRGLDKSLILQLGSGQWLRDGLNLIIGGPTGVGKTWLACALAHKACRDGYSVRYLRLPRLMEELGLAHGDGRFAKLMAGYAKTDLLILDDWGLAPFTAPQRRDMLELLDDRYGNRSTLVTSQMPVDKWHALIGDPTLGDAILDRLVHNAYRIELKGESMRRRATKLTTTGTSD, from the coding sequence ATGCTGCCCAATCCGACACTCGACAAGCTGCAAACCCTGCGCCTGCACGGCATGATCAAGGCGCTGAGCGAGCAACACGCCACGCCCGATATCAATGATCTGAGCTTCGACGAACGCCTCGGCCTGATGATCGACCGCGAGCTGACCGAACGTGAAAACACGCGTCTGAGCAGCCGGCTGAAACTGGCACGACTGCGCCACAACGCTTGCCTGGAAGACATCGATTACCGCAGCCCACGCGGCCTGGACAAGTCCCTGATCCTGCAACTGGGCAGCGGCCAATGGCTGCGCGATGGCTTGAACCTGATCATCGGCGGCCCGACCGGTGTAGGCAAAACCTGGCTCGCCTGCGCGCTGGCCCACAAGGCCTGCCGTGACGGCTACAGCGTGCGCTACTTGCGTCTGCCGCGCCTGATGGAGGAACTGGGCCTGGCCCACGGAGACGGTCGATTCGCGAAACTGATGGCGGGCTATGCCAAGACCGACTTGCTGATCCTGGACGACTGGGGCCTGGCGCCGTTTACCGCACCGCAACGGCGCGACATGCTTGAGCTATTGGACGACCGCTACGGCAACCGCTCGACGCTGGTCACCAGCCAGATGCCCGTGGACAAATGGCATGCACTGATCGGCGATCCGACCTTGGGCGACGCGATCCTCGACCGGCTGGTGCACAACGCTTATCGGATCGAACTGAAGGGCGAATCGATGCGCAGACGCGCAACGAAATTGACGACGACAGGGACTTCAGACTAA
- a CDS encoding tyrosine-type recombinase/integrase, whose product MPKAIVIEDEQLEHAVKVAKVSSPENGGRDAALLLTCFGTGMTVTEICRLRVSDYLTESGAVLIDSQVRAEIAYNHRSRPLCWTSKKLTNSIDAHLAERLVRGHGVSTRVMAFRGLDPDSPLFVSGRTGEGLKISAQRRDGKTYYSANQLSRLYTRLFGLAGIEGASAQSGRRTLAVKLKRRGIDLRHISEILGIESLEAVKKLCAGDPARLGDIVRRII is encoded by the coding sequence ATGCCAAAGGCTATCGTTATCGAAGATGAACAGCTTGAGCATGCGGTGAAAGTCGCCAAAGTGAGCAGCCCCGAGAATGGGGGCCGTGATGCGGCGTTGTTGTTGACCTGCTTTGGCACTGGCATGACCGTGACGGAGATTTGCCGTCTACGTGTGAGCGATTACCTGACTGAATCCGGCGCTGTGCTGATCGACTCCCAGGTACGTGCAGAGATTGCCTATAACCATCGTTCAAGGCCGTTGTGCTGGACCAGTAAGAAACTGACCAATTCGATAGATGCGCACCTTGCAGAACGACTTGTGCGCGGTCACGGCGTTTCAACCAGGGTGATGGCTTTCCGTGGCCTTGATCCCGACTCGCCCTTGTTCGTCTCCGGTCGAACAGGCGAAGGGTTAAAGATTAGTGCTCAACGCCGGGACGGCAAGACCTATTACAGCGCGAACCAGCTCAGCCGGTTGTACACCCGCCTGTTTGGCCTTGCCGGGATCGAGGGAGCCAGTGCGCAGTCAGGGCGGCGAACGCTCGCGGTCAAGCTCAAGCGCCGTGGCATCGATCTGCGGCACATAAGCGAGATTCTGGGCATCGAGAGCCTTGAAGCAGTAAAGAAGCTCTGCGCTGGCGATCCTGCGCGGTTGGGTGACATTGTGCGGAGAATTATTTGA